CCTTCTGGAGACCACTCCCCACATCGTCCCAGTCTTCTCATATCATAAATCTCATCACGTCACTCTCCTCTTATGGCCCAGAAAGGGATTCCCATTGCTTACAGATGGAATCCCAAGTCCCTACTGAAACCCACCTAGTCTTCATGGTCACAGCCCTGATTTACCACACTCCGGTCATACCTGCctttctgtccccttcccctccccctccagaggTGCTTTCTGCCTTCTTGCACACCTGCCAGCTCCACAGGCCAGATGACTCCTCTGCAGGAAATTCACAGTGGCCGGCCCCAGAATTCAGCCCAACCTCTCAGACGTCAGCTAACAGTAACCACCAAGATGACTTCTCCGATGCCTCTGGCCAAAGAAATCCCTGCCATGCGGTGACCACTCTCCCTGCCACTGCCAGGCTTCATTTCCTTCAATGTCTCTCTCTGCAAAATGACTCCCATCTGCGTATTTGCTCGCTCTTGCCCATCTCTCTCCACCAGCATATGCTGGTGAGTGTGAGACCATGTTTGTCCTTGTGACCCTGATATCCTGGTGCTTGGCACAGATCCCACCACGTTCAAGGGAATAGACACATATTtgttgaacgaatgaatgaaacAATAGCTCTTTATTTACCATTAGTGCCACTACTGCTGAAGTCCTGCATTCCCCTTCACTTACGAATATTTTTTTATCCACAATGCCCTTGTACCTGCCAAGCAGGATCTAGGTCATAAAGGTATATTATCCTGATTTATCAATACCGGCGATGAGGGAAGATCCTGGCAGCTTCCTGCAAAAGTAGGAGTGTCTTAATCTACGAAAGAGCTCTCAAGTGATTCCTGCCTGGGATTTCTTAGGACAGTCccaaaagacaataaaatgagGCAGCTGGAAACCAAGATCTCCGAGCTTTTGAAAATCAATTTCTCTCCATTATAATTCTTCCACTTATCCATCCACACATCATCCAGGAAATAATTATCAAGTGTCTAGtatgtgccaggctctctgcCAGACCCTGGGAATACAATGGTGAGCAAAACAGCCATTTCCTCTGCCACCTTTGTGGAGAGCCTCCAAGGGAGGTGCACATTAAGCAAATCCTCACACAATAAATGGATTATAACACTGCAATATGTGCTGTGAAGGAATTGTAAAAGATGCTACAatataataattagaaaacaaaatttaaaaaaaattaaatctgcaAGAGCgccaaaaataaattacttaggAATCAATGTAAGAAAAGATGTGTAAAAGCTCTCTCCTGCTGAGAGAAATTCAACACCTAAATCATGGAGCTATGTCATGTTCCCAGTCTGGAAGGCTCGTTGTGATCCTGGTGTCAACAGTTCCAAATTGATCTATGGATACaacacaatcccaatcaaaatcctagcAGGCTTCTCTGTAGAAACTGATTTCTATGGCAATGCAAATGACCtggaagagccaaagcaatcttagaaagaacaaaactagagAACTTACACCTTCTGATTTTGAGACATAAAACTACAGCTGTCAAGATGTGtggaaatgaggaaaggaaagacaaaggattgccagaacagaacagaaattcAAGAAACAGTCCCactaagggcacctggatggctcagttgattaagcatctgtctttagtttgggtcatgatcccagggtcctgggatcaagtcctgcatcaggctccttgcttggcggggagcctgcttctccctctccttctgcctgcctgcctgccactcctcctgcttgtgctctctctctctgtctctctgtgaaaaataaataaataaataaaatctcttaaaaaaaaaaaaagaagaagaagaaacagatccACTCAGATAAAATCAATTCATTTGTAGTAAACATATGAAGGTaattcagaaaggaaaataaagtctGGAACTGGATAGGTAGGTAAAGATTTCTTAGGACATAAAAGCacaaaacataaaaggaaaactaaatgaATTAGACTCTATCAAAGTTAGACTTcaccaaaattcaaaatttttgttgttcttcaagaaataattaagaaaatggaaacataagTCTTATAGTGTGAGAAAATAGAATACATATATCTAACAGAAGAGCAGTACTCAGAACATAATAATGAACTTTCAGAGCTCAGTAATATGAAAAtaatctcatctttaaaaaatggacaaaagactcaGACACTTCACAAAAGACACAGAGATGGCCAATAAGTACTTGAAAATACATTCAACATCaacagtcatcagggaaatgctaattaaaacaacaatgaggtaCCATGCCACATAATAAGAATGCCAAAAACTCTAGACTAACAAGTACCAAGCGTTGGCGACACTGTGGAGCAACTGGAAAGCTCATACACTGCTGGAGGAATAAAAATGGcacagccaccttggaaaacgggcagtttctttaaaaaaataagcaaaaagatgACCATAGAGCCCAGCTAATATAGGTATTTTCCCAAGAGAACTGAATACAACTATCTTCACAAAGACCTAAACAACAATGTATGTAGCAGCTGTGTTCACACTagccaaaaactgaaaaacaaaaacaaaacaaaacccaaaaaaccaaatgtctattaacaggtgaatggataaataaactataaaatggCTATGGAACAGAAAACTATTCAGCAACAGTGCTCTGAGAACATCCAAGAAGAGAATCTAAGTGAACCTAGGAGGTCAGGGACAGCTTTCTTAAGGAGAAGGTGGATATCTGAAGGAAGGCTGGGGCCTGCCCAGGGAGGTGGAGCAGGTAATGAGAAATAAAGAGCACTGCAGGCAGCGGCTTGGTCAAGAGTCCCTGGCAGAGGGAAGGTGGCATATTCACGGAAGCGAGAGATGATCTAGCTTAGAGAGCAAGGAGATAGAAGAGAGATAGGAGTTGAGGCATGGAAGGGCCATGCCAGGAAGCCCTTATAGGCCTTGTTAAGAGTTTTGATGTTTATCTACAAGGCTATAAGAAACATCGGAAAGGGTTCTAAACAAGAGGGTGATATAACTGGCTTGACATTTTTAAGCCACTAGCTACAGTATGGAGAATTAGCTGTCAGGGTGTGAGTGGCTGGGAAGGAGCCAGTCATGGCCCCTGACACCTCCTGGTAACAGACTGTGGCTTATATTGGGATAGGTGAGCTAAGATGATGGAGATGGGCAGGAATGGATGCCTTCAATGGGCTCTGAGAACTATGTGGGACTGTACTGAGGGGATAAGGCAGAAGACAGTATTGGCACGAACTCCAAGGTTATGGCTCAGGGGATGGAACGGGAATAGTCCATGGCCCAACACACAGAATGTTAGAAGGAGACCTCATTTGATGGAGGTCTTAAGTCCGCTCTGGACACGCTGAATTTCATGTGCCTGGCAGTCATCTGAATGACAATGTCTACGAGGCATTTGGACACATGAATGTTCAAGCTCACAGGAGCCCAGAATAGATTCAAAACTGGGCTTTAAGAAGATGGTAATTAACACAGCAGGAATGCATAAAGCAGATTAGAGAGAACATAGGACCAGAATAAGAGACAACATGGAACCAAGTCTTAAGGATGACCAGGGAAATGTGGGCTAGTGAAGGTCACTAAGAAGTGACCTGGGAAAAGGCTAGGAAACCAGAAGAACATAATATCGGAGAACTCATGGAAGAAGAATGTTTTCAAGAAGGCTATGGAAACTGTGTTGAAGGCTaataagagaggaagaaaatgtccACTGAATTTAGGAGCATAGAGATCACTGCTAATCTTAGGAGGAAGAGATCCTATGGAAAAATAGGGATATAACCCAGATTAGAGTGGGCAGGCGACAAGAGCAGTGAATAAGGAAGTAGAGAAAGTgatcatatataattttaaataatgtgccCAGCTTCCTATTTTAAAGCTGGGTTGTAACGATGATGATGAAAGAAAACAACTTGGACGAGATTGTGAAAGACATCGTCTTTGTGAAAGCTCAGCCCTTGAATTCAGCCCGAGAGGTTGCGTTTCCTTTTCCTGTGACATAGGTGGGTGTTGTGAGTCATGAGTTCAAAGTTTCCTTTATTGTGTTACCTTCATAACTACCCCAAATGTGGAGGACGGGGTTCACTGGCCCCTTCAACACAGGTGACATGCCAGTGACAGGAGGAAGGCacagagcaggggaaggacatacagaaataaaacagTGGTCCTACTCCTCAGCACCTGTGTGCCAGAAGTTTCTGCTGGGCCATTAAATCCAGATCCTCAAGAATAGTTGCagaaaatcataaaagcaaaatGACACAAATATTTTTGGTAGCAAGCAACAGAGAACAGCCTCTTCCTTAGTTCCCATTTATCTGGGAAGTGCACGTGTGTGCCGGGAGAAGGAGATAAATGCAAAGATCAAACTCCTTGGTTCTAGAGGAGGGTACagctgaagagaaagaaaagctaaatATTAAGATCTCTGGACCCCAGGGTTCTAGGCTACAAAACTAATGACTGACTGAGGAAATGACTGAACAAACAACAGAGGGCGAGTATAAGTGCCGGGAAAGAATTCTGAGAGCAGGGATCAAGCCACAGATGGCCAAAGAGACAGCCATTCCCTAAATCAAGAGGGAAACGTGTTCTGACTTGGTTTCCTCAAATGTGTGTATTTGGACAGGAATCGAGGAGCTTCTAACCTGGATCTCCACAGAGGGGGAAAAGTAAGGAAGGAGCAAGGGTGGCTCAGAGGCTGGACCCAGCCTACAGGGAGAGGGAACACCTGGGGGAAAGACACGGCAGCCTGAGTCCCACTCCCCTGTAGAAAGCCACACAGGCACATCCCGCCTCCTGAATTCCTGACACTCCCCCAAGTCAGACAGCATAGACAGTGCCCTCAACCTCTGGATATTTTAGCAAGTGGCTCATTCTCTCTAAGGCTGCCAGCAGGCTTCCAGTTACCGGCACCCACTAAGCACTCAGCGCTGGCCCATATGCTTTATACATGCTATCTCATCTACACCTCACTGAAACCCTGGGAGGTAAGTATTCCCATCCTCACTTGACCGAAAAGGAAGCTAAAATTCAGAAAAGTCCTCTGCCCCAAAGCCCCAAGAAAGGGACTTGGGTTTGAGCCCACACCTGCGTAATTCTAAAACCCATGCTATTTTCACCAGAACAAGACTCAGACTTGTCTTGAGTCTTGAGACCCATCTGTCTCAATCAGGAGAGCAAAAGAAACCTGTTGGGAGCAGAAGATAAGAGActacatagaaaagaaaaaaactgaagactaaaagggaaagaggaaagttcttttctgaaaatgagaagaattacaaaagaaattgCCTAGAAAAGAGAAGATAAGATCATCTGActtgagaaataggaaaaatgcCTGGGAATGAAAAAATACTTCAGGACCCAGGGACAGAGAACCTGGGTTTGGAAGTCAGAGCGAGGATCTCTAGGGGGAGACTGAAGATGCTGGCGGGTGCCCCATCCTTCAGGTTTGAGAGGAGACAGCGTTCAATTACTGACCTTCCTCTCTCTGGTCACATGACTTGTGCTAGTATAAAAGCTTTCTACCAGCAGGTTCCTTACAATTTTTTCCTGTGTGAAATGGGCAGTAGCAGTGGCTAGAGCGCTATTCCTCTTTCCCAGAAGATTTCAGACTTCCCTTCAGGACTAACCCCAAGAAGCCATCTCTCTGGACTGAAGACAAGGCAAGGCGGCTGGCTCAGTGCTTGTGCTCTGGGAAGTGATGCTAGGAtctggagtggagggggaggtgCTGGGGGGGCTGCTGGAAGCTTGTGAGAAACTGGATGTGAGGCTCATACCTGGAGACAGGAGCCAGTGGAGGTGGGGTCGAGGAAACAGACGGGGGCCTCAAGCCCAGAGAGAGGATGGAGGGGCCGGGCTGTGTTTGGGCAGCAAGGATTACAAGCCAAGTGGAACCTGAGTGACCCCGTTAAGAGTTCTTCTGTTGAGAGTCAAAACACTGGACTTTCATGAATATGCTCTAAAGTCTTTGAGGGGACAAGCCCCAAAAGATAACACAGGCtcacccttccttccctctgcccctcccttacaCCTCCTTAGCTTCCTCTTTTCAGTACTAGCCCCAGAGTCTGGCATTGGTCAGGGGAGAAAAAGGCGGAGGAGAATCTGTGTActgcaaaaggagaggaagaggaggtagggggatgggtggggagggCAAGGCACCTGTTTCCTGGGCATGTGGCAGGATCCGGTGGAGAGCTGGCACTGGGTCCCACGGCCTGGGTTCTCCCAAGAGATAGCTCACGGCCCTCCCCTCGTGAGATGAGGCTTGCCTTTTCTCCCCGCAGATCTCTAGTAGAGAACTTAAGGAAAGGTGGACCTGATAACTGTAGCTTCCTGTATCTGTGAGGAGAGGAGAAAGCCAAGGGTTGGTCCCCCCCAGAGACACATGATGGCAAACGTAATAACTACTGCTTAATATCCCGCCCCAGGCAAAGTCAATAATTGCTCTGGGCAGTTCTGGCAGGTGGTGTGAGCAAGCGGTGGTGGCAGCAGAAAGCTTTGGtctgggaaggggagagcaccAGGGAGGATGTCTCCATCCTGAaccagagctgggagagggggaCCGCAGGTTGGGAGTAGGACCTCCTGACCTTGCCCTTTTCCAACCTCTTGCAGAGCCATCATGACCTCCTGGCGCAACCCCCTCATCCTCACGGCCTACATCATCATCTTCCTCACCGGTCTCCCTGCCAACCTCCTGGCCCTGCGGGCCTTCATTGGACGTGTCCGccagccccaccctgcccccatccACATCCTCCTGCTCAGCCTGACGCTGGCGgacctcctgctgctgctgctgctgcccttcAAGATGACCGAGGCCGCATATAACTTCCGCTGGTATCTGCCTGAGTTGCTCTGTGCCCTCACGGGCTTCGGCTTCTACAGCAGCATCTACTGCAGCACGTGGCTCCTGGCGGGCATCAGCATCGAGCGCTACCTGGGAGTGGCTTTCCCTGTGCAGTACAAGCTGTCCCGCAAGCCTGTGTACGGAGTGATTGCTGCCCTGGTGGCCTGGATCATGTCCTTTGGTCACTGCACCATTGTGATCATCGGTCAGTACTGGAACTCAACCCAGAATGCCACGAATGAGGACGGCATCACTTGCTATGAGGACTTCAACAGCTCTCAGCTGAAGCTGGTGCTCCCAGTGCGGCTGGAGCtgtgcctcttcctcttcttcgtCCCCATGGTGATCACCATCTTCTGCTACTGGCGCTTCGTGTGGATCATGCTCACCCAGCCCCACGTGGGGGCCCAGAGGCGGCGCAGAGCTGTAGGGCTGGCTGTCGTGACGCTCCTCAATTTCCTGGTGTGCTTCGGGCCTTACAACATATCCCACCTGGTGGGGTTTTTCACGAGGAAGAGCCCCCTGTGGAGGGCTGAAGCCGTGGTGCTCAGTTCTCTCAATGCCAGTCTGGACCCGctgcttttctatttctcttcgTCAGCTGTGCGCAGAGCCTTTGGAAAGGGGCTGCAGGTCCTGCGGCATCGGGGCTCTTCCCTGCTGGGGCGCAGAGGCCAAGAGACAGCAGAGGGGACAAATGTGGACAGGGGTGTgagtcaagcagagggagctcCGAGTTCTGACTTCACCACAGACTAAGGGTGCTCTAGACCTTTGGAGGCACTCTGGGTGACACAGGCATTGAACAGGCtaggagagggggaaacagcaGGGTTCCCATCCCAGGGTCAGAAATCCACAGACCAAGCCACTGCTGGGGCTGtaaaaaataatctctctctGAGGCTTGGTATCCTTTTCTGACTGAAGTTTTCTTCCCAAAGGAGCACAGCTCCAGGACAAAAGGAGAAATGGTTGGACCTAGAAGCACTCTCAGATTGGGGTTTTGGAAGCAATGTAGCTAACACAAAGGCAGTCCTTGTGAGATAGCTGGGAACTGAGGATGATCAGGCTGAAGCAGAGTCCTAAAGGAATCTTGCTACACACCTTGAAACACCACCCAGACACTGGTCTAGCTGTGGATACTAGAAAGGAGACAACAGGGACGAGATGGACGAGAACACCAAATGAGGTCAAGGAAGACTCAGGAAGTCTATGAGTCAAGAGGACTAGCGGGAGGACTGAGGACTGTGCCTTCTAACAATCTAGGTTTGCACTGTATTGCTTTGACCTGCCGCTTTGTAAGTATGCTCCAGTCATCACGTGTATATCTTGTCTCCCCGTATTAAAGCTGCCTGAAGTCTGGGTCTCGTCTTCTCCCTCTGTGGCACCTCCACACAGGTCAGGACACAGCCTGGCCAGTCAGAGGTCAACACAGACTAGCACAGGAGTAGACAAACTGGACTGGCAGATTGAAAATAAAGATGGTAAAACGCTGAAGCAAGTGTCCACAATTTCTGTGCTTTTCTACAGGTTCGGGGAGGGTGAACATGCAAGGAAGAAGCCGACTCAGCAGCACAGGGGGAGGGTGATGCATGTGAAACCACAGAGGTATTTTAAGGTCAGGGTGTAACGAGTGGAGTTGGGGGGGTTTAGAATCCTGTTTCCATTGGTGAACAGAGACGGGACTTAAAAAGAGGGGGGGGCAGTGAATCCTAACTTAACATCATCAGGTGGACAGGGGTCTAACCACGTGATTCTCCCACTTAGAAACCTgcaatgttttcctatggtccaAAGTTTTGGTCCCAGGAACTCTTATCCTATCATTCCATTGCCTACTTCTATCCTGTCTCCCTGCCCAATCCCATCTTCCATTTCTCCACAATAAGGACCCCTCGGCCACTCTCTTGTTAACTGCCCCTAGCCCCAGTCTAGTGGTCTGCAAGAGAGGTCATACAGCAGAATTGCATGCAGACCTACAAAAATAGTACACATGGCCCCCTACAATCTACTGGCTCTTTAAGGGTGGGACAGCAGATAAGCTTTGAAAAGCTTCCCAGTGAGTATGTTCGACAGCTCAGGAAAGGAATCGCTGGCCCAGCTTGGAGGCCCAATCTGTCCAAGAAAGCATCCTTCAGAGAGATCCTTCCTGCTTCTAAGTCCCTCCCAGTGTAACGCTACATTCCCTCAACTTCTGCTTACTTTTTCCACTTTCATAAAACCCCACTCAAAAGTCATTTTCTCCAGaaggattttctttattattcccACCCAACAGAGAGCTCACTTTCGCTGTTTTCCTTCCTCAAACACCACTGGACTTGTGTAAGAGCCCTGACTTCACTGTTGGTCCTGCTTCCTAGCTGGATGGCCTTGAGCAAGTCCCGACCTCCAGCCTCTATTTCCAAACCGTAATCACGAGGATGACGGACGCCTCTCAGGGTTACTCTGCAGTGCCAGTCAGACTGTGTATTTAAAATTGCTGAAAAACTTTATAGTAACACTTAGCTTTAAGATAGCGACCCAAGTGAAATACAGTTATACCCCTGCTTAGAAGAAATATAGtaagtagaaatttatttttttaagatttatttatttgacagaaagagattgatcacaagtaggcagagaggcaggcagagagagggggaagcaggctccccgctgagcaagagagcccgatgtggggctcgatcccaggaccctgagaccatgatctgagccaaaggcagaggcttgaactactgagccacccaggcacccctatagtaagtagaaatttaaaatgatggAAATCACATAT
The genomic region above belongs to Neovison vison isolate M4711 chromosome 7, ASM_NN_V1, whole genome shotgun sequence and contains:
- the LOC122913820 gene encoding free fatty acid receptor 2-like, which produces MTSWRNPLILTAYIIIFLTGLPANLLALRAFIGRVRQPHPAPIHILLLSLTLADLLLLLLLPFKMTEAAYNFRWYLPELLCALTGFGFYSSIYCSTWLLAGISIERYLGVAFPVQYKLSRKPVYGVIAALVAWIMSFGHCTIVIIGQYWNSTQNATNEDGITCYEDFNSSQLKLVLPVRLELCLFLFFVPMVITIFCYWRFVWIMLTQPHVGAQRRRRAVGLAVVTLLNFLVCFGPYNISHLVGFFTRKSPLWRAEAVVLSSLNASLDPLLFYFSSSAVRRAFGKGLQVLRHRGSSLLGRRGQETAEGTNVDRGVSQAEGAPSSDFTTD